From the genome of Luteipulveratus halotolerans, one region includes:
- a CDS encoding helix-turn-helix domain-containing protein, with translation MGHRDDYLDSDEHWDPALSRDQRLGRWWSSASFGLALSGKAAHALAASEDAVAVAEAARDLVQHQAVYALLEEGHSVRAIADQLQLSKSKVGRIAKALSRDGRLADLGFGLARADVDPTRALVLAAWQFTSIADADHDHPRGRRPSPEPTEPTNFGGLNGPTP, from the coding sequence ATGGGACATCGTGATGACTACTTGGACTCCGACGAGCACTGGGACCCGGCGCTCTCCCGCGATCAACGGCTGGGCAGGTGGTGGTCCTCGGCCTCGTTCGGCCTCGCGCTGAGTGGCAAGGCCGCACATGCGCTGGCTGCCAGCGAGGATGCGGTCGCGGTTGCGGAAGCGGCGCGCGACCTGGTCCAGCACCAGGCCGTCTACGCGCTCCTGGAGGAGGGGCACAGCGTGCGCGCAATCGCCGATCAGCTGCAGCTCTCGAAGAGCAAGGTCGGCCGGATCGCCAAGGCATTGAGTCGTGACGGGCGGCTCGCGGACCTGGGCTTCGGCTTGGCGCGCGCCGACGTCGACCCAACGCGCGCGCTGGTCCTGGCGGCGTGGCAGTTCACGTCGATCGCTGACGCGGACCACGATCACCCTCGGGGCAGGCGTCCGTCCCCGGAGCCGACGGAGCCGACGAACTTCGGCGGGCTGAACGGGCCGACACCGTAG
- a CDS encoding ParB/RepB/Spo0J family partition protein, with the protein MPTKKRTPGFGGKGLAAVASDGQAGRPARRPGSRSIAATVRDAASHHDEATTRIPLEDIAPYPHNPAWREDGTSEKTKRLADSIGEVGVLQPILVVSAADYLKHHPEDREAIADRPWVTPAGVRRLTASRLAGKEDIPATVRPELAAQIGLIPLHENDPDLRLAFTPLEEARQMQRAMDEQGLSQRKLAEHLGRAQGQISKRLALLTLPASAQEALESEAMLVTDAPLVLEMLGQVDLRQREEVVAAFDERLRSRCAASAEAVRKETLMAFVREARNEIGQRRARREAQEVADREGLRVIEPGKTLGVGWQEHRLTDAEAIEQAREQGDLAVAVSGEDTVYFRVSPPPATAARAAERKAARDEQAEARKAAQAREQHLVTVLAVKPKAGELVATLADGLLRGRSVNGVQATLARTLAQGAGVGPSAERTQDDYEWKQLAQTHAERLHLAWISAVAAQEVDTRAPHHTWGAADCDYLAWLTDRGYVPTPWEKDQLAAARTRTDDSVPTSPDEDTETTEQDDPQTDSVESAQEEQA; encoded by the coding sequence GTGCCAACAAAGAAGCGGACGCCGGGGTTCGGCGGGAAGGGTCTGGCGGCGGTGGCGTCGGACGGTCAAGCGGGTCGGCCGGCGCGCCGGCCGGGGTCGCGGTCGATCGCGGCAACGGTGCGAGACGCCGCGTCGCACCACGATGAGGCGACGACGCGGATTCCGTTGGAGGACATCGCGCCGTACCCGCACAACCCGGCGTGGCGTGAGGACGGGACCAGCGAGAAGACCAAGCGTCTCGCGGACTCCATCGGCGAGGTCGGCGTGCTGCAGCCGATCCTGGTGGTCTCGGCCGCGGACTACCTGAAGCATCACCCGGAGGACCGGGAGGCCATCGCTGACCGGCCGTGGGTCACCCCGGCAGGCGTTCGGCGCTTGACCGCGTCGCGACTGGCGGGCAAGGAGGACATTCCCGCGACGGTCCGCCCTGAGCTGGCTGCGCAGATCGGGTTGATCCCGCTGCACGAGAACGACCCTGACCTGCGGTTGGCGTTCACTCCTCTGGAGGAGGCGCGGCAGATGCAGCGGGCGATGGATGAGCAGGGCCTGTCGCAGCGCAAGTTGGCCGAGCACCTGGGCCGGGCGCAGGGGCAGATCAGTAAGAGGCTGGCCTTGCTGACGTTGCCGGCGTCGGCGCAGGAGGCGCTGGAATCGGAGGCGATGCTCGTCACGGACGCACCGCTGGTGCTGGAGATGCTGGGTCAGGTCGACCTGAGGCAGCGCGAGGAGGTCGTCGCGGCGTTCGACGAGCGTCTGCGCAGCAGGTGTGCTGCCTCGGCTGAAGCGGTGCGCAAGGAGACGTTGATGGCCTTCGTGCGCGAGGCGCGTAACGAGATAGGGCAGCGGCGGGCACGGCGTGAGGCTCAGGAGGTCGCTGACCGGGAGGGTCTGCGCGTGATCGAGCCGGGCAAGACGCTCGGGGTGGGGTGGCAGGAGCACCGGCTTACCGACGCTGAGGCGATCGAGCAGGCGCGCGAGCAGGGCGACCTGGCCGTGGCGGTCAGCGGTGAGGACACCGTCTACTTCCGGGTGTCGCCACCGCCGGCGACAGCCGCGCGTGCGGCCGAGCGCAAGGCAGCCCGGGATGAGCAGGCCGAGGCGCGCAAGGCCGCGCAGGCGCGCGAGCAGCACCTGGTGACGGTGCTGGCGGTGAAGCCGAAGGCCGGCGAGCTCGTGGCAACGCTCGCCGACGGACTGCTGCGCGGTCGCAGCGTGAACGGGGTGCAGGCGACCTTGGCGCGCACCCTTGCCCAGGGCGCCGGCGTCGGTCCCAGTGCCGAGCGGACGCAGGACGACTACGAGTGGAAGCAGCTCGCGCAGACTCACGCCGAGCGGCTGCACCTGGCCTGGATCAGTGCTGTGGCCGCGCAGGAGGTCGATACCCGCGCACCTCACCACACCTGGGGTGCGGCCGACTGCGACTACCTCGCCTGGTTGACCGACCGCGGGTACGTCCCGACGCCGTGGGAGAAAGACCAGCTCGCGGCGGCCCGGACGAGGACTGATGACTCCGTCCCGACCAGCCCCGATGAGGACACCGAGACGACCGAGCAGGACGACCCGCAGACCGATTCCGTGGAATCAGCCCAGGAGGAGCAGGCATGA
- a CDS encoding ParA family protein, with translation MSSTQLNATNGQAVKVITVANQAGSVGKSTMVAALAALLAADGKRVLVVDADSQANVSHSLGVASTEVAHHTGDVLLRRAEILDALVETNTDGVLLLPGHADLATDLVELNSMPIAALRLRKPMQEAVAEHDIDVVLIDCPGSVSLLTVIALAVATSVVTVTMPSLKEVQGIAPFMSTVQDTAEELELDIRLDAIIPCAVPPANAGRVYSEALAWLDDNYGELLTPTVRRTALVAEAASNGVPVTAYVPHEDVSDDCRKVLADLQGRGVL, from the coding sequence ATGAGCAGCACCCAGCTGAACGCGACCAACGGCCAGGCGGTCAAGGTCATCACTGTCGCCAACCAGGCCGGCTCGGTCGGCAAGTCCACGATGGTCGCCGCACTGGCCGCGCTGCTCGCCGCAGACGGCAAGCGGGTACTGGTGGTGGACGCTGACTCTCAGGCGAACGTCTCCCACTCGCTCGGGGTGGCTTCCACCGAGGTCGCCCACCACACCGGTGACGTGCTGCTGCGACGCGCGGAGATCCTCGACGCGCTGGTGGAGACGAACACCGACGGGGTGCTGCTGCTGCCGGGCCACGCCGACCTGGCCACCGACCTGGTCGAGCTCAACTCCATGCCGATCGCGGCGCTGCGGCTGCGCAAGCCGATGCAGGAGGCGGTCGCCGAGCACGACATCGACGTGGTCCTGATCGACTGCCCGGGCAGTGTGTCGTTGCTGACGGTGATCGCGCTGGCGGTCGCCACGAGCGTGGTGACGGTGACGATGCCGTCGCTGAAGGAGGTTCAGGGCATCGCGCCCTTCATGTCCACCGTGCAGGACACCGCCGAGGAGCTCGAGCTGGACATCCGCCTGGACGCGATCATCCCGTGCGCGGTGCCACCGGCCAACGCCGGGCGGGTGTACTCCGAGGCGCTGGCCTGGCTGGACGACAACTACGGCGAGCTGCTGACCCCGACGGTGCGTCGCACCGCGCTAGTCGCCGAGGCGGCCAGCAACGGGGTGCCGGTCACCGCGTACGTCCCGCACGAGGACGTCTCCGACGACTGCCGGAAGGTGCTGGCGGACCTGCAGGGACGGGGAGTGCTGTGA